A genomic region of Rhipicephalus sanguineus isolate Rsan-2018 chromosome 3, BIME_Rsan_1.4, whole genome shotgun sequence contains the following coding sequences:
- the LOC125757683 gene encoding uncharacterized protein LOC125757683, with protein MARASFLCAVVYRLLSLVALWALVFVVAEGRYLPTRSGDELRGERLRELIRTLFERAELEKAAGLYPYAGDGRSGILSGQE; from the exons CGCGCGCCTCTTTCCTGTGTGCAGTGGTGTACCGGCTGCTGAGTCTGGTGGCGCTGTGGGCGCTGGTGTTCGTGGTGGCCGAAGGACGCTACTTACCAACCAGGTCCGGAGACGAACTACGCGGGGAACGCCTGCGGGAGCTCATAAGGACC CTGTTCGAGAGGGCCGAGCTGGAGAAGGCGGCGGGTCTCTACCCGTATGCCGGCGACGGCCGTAGTGGCATCCTCAGCGGTCAAGAATGA